One genomic region from Rhinoraja longicauda isolate Sanriku21f chromosome 8, sRhiLon1.1, whole genome shotgun sequence encodes:
- the zdbf2 gene encoding DBF4-type zinc finger-containing protein 2: MTDNASEANAEQPIADTFPMQSKRGYCGCCQELYTCLEQHLQTTRHRQFAGESRNQVVAKSLMERFLQDVIQYHPSRYKDNRPTYMDLPSISAPLIPKKELADIHSYQDEKETIGAREELPSTDNDSVQSAHVLVGKSVVSCNQTKDSNTSSLPVGDPVSRKDTAIKEPASIEHPEGSSPSYKELCRTAFLTAREGILSCSKVDRHGNRIALGVYKPMSRRGIKDCNQLKATGSPGSEDHEHWNPMSQMNFPNVSSGPVFKFSKLHHINSQGTIAGPPLPQLRDHAGPSGPHCPGGPSQLEECKPHSRNTAPCPATLKETKVTERMEDLVTETIETVIQKYCNRQASRLRDSDSENSMCCKLQCRRKMVGRGLLGTKCPPERDHCAPSSSCEMTCSRQSLQETASCFKKMLSLTLSCETKSGGRRLGTGEDVASSGGSICSLGSQLGQLQSSSSSEWNASVKVEKHCSRIPVKGLELITDARISLEDPGYKTRLSSILRFQAEECDKMEIENSGPTESSVKAEYVEEKTQQVETEQRLQSLPYVPPSFAGKSWSEIMAEDDLKVEALVKEFKEGRYLCYFDSESLANHGRKQKKHRDRVMETSKGMCKESADGSRTIPVTEALPHLQEENEEAELPPTLGQSALGKKPALRHYRMASRCQVVKVSHATQTSEAGYPLVKTKSRKIDQEPENFWSGADQTDRPSMKTRLCSLRLPRSYSRIMSPVQPRTVIYVLSSPDFESTVRAASLDGKRSSRTWQDGASPAKYKYKKSPVRYYDPTTNRILKTLPASQGQSHHVRQLFRSLSPDINAGSTADEHRAAVAKFHPKAGGACSLLQACSNAASSSWPAGLLKSRDWTLGEAPGNDCPSKSTGSRLDGPPLPLQKNLVLSPLKRDGPDSPFGRLQVYAGTRSRRHPDHEAPGPGPGPASTRNEPPLGSPRGTSSPSDMGPPPPASSPGRPRLRSGIRRPADKSNSSGEKMLRRETRSREKGAQRRGRRQGPRKRK; the protein is encoded by the exons ATGACTGACAATGCCAG CGAAGCAAATGCAGAACAGCCTATTGCCGACACCTTCCCAATGCAGAGCAAACGAGGCTATTGTGGCTGCTGCCAGGAACTGTACACCTGCCTTGAACAG CATCTACAGACCACTCGGCACAGACAATTCGCCGGCGAGTCCCGAAATCAGGTGGTGGCAAAAAGCCTCATGGAGCGCTTCCTGCAAGATGTGATACAGTACCATCCCTCCCGCTACAAAGACAACAG GCCAACATACATGGACCTACCATCAATCAGTGCACCTCTTATTCCCAAAAAGGAGCTTGCAGATATACACTCCTACCAAGATGAAAAGGAGACCATCGGGGCCAGAGAGGAGTTGCCCAGTACGGACAACGACTCTGTCCAATCGGCGCACGTGCTGGTTGGAAAGAGTGTCGTTAGTTGCAATCAGACCAAAGACAGCAACACATCTTCGCTGCCTGTCGGAGATCCAGTGAGTAGAAAGGACACCGCAATTAAAGAGCCAGCTTCTATAGAACACCCTGAAGGCAGCTCCCCTTCTTATAAAGAGTTATGCAGGACAGCCTTTTTAACTGCAAGAGAGGGCATCCTATCTTGCAGCAAAGTGGACAGGCACGGAAATCGCATTGCTTTGGGCGTATACAAACCAATGTCAAGGAGAGGAATAAAGGATTGCAATCAGCTCAAAGCCACTGGCTCTCCTGGAAGTGAGGATCATGAACATTGGAATCCTATGTCTCAAATGAATTTTCCTAACGTTTCCTCAGGGCCTGTTTTTAAGTTTTCCAAATTGCACCACATTAATTCTCAGGGTACAATAGCAGGACCCCCTCTTCCTCAACTCAGGGACCACGCAGGACCCAGTGGCCCACACTGTCCTGGAGGCCCAAGCCAACTGGAAGAATGCAAGCCACACAGCAGGAACACGGCCCCTTGTCCGGCTACGCTCAAAGAAACCAAAGTGACCGAACGCATGGAGGACTTGGTTACGGAGACTATTGAGACAGTCATTCAGAAATACTGCAACAGGCAGGCATCACGGCtgagagacagtgacagtgagaatTCAATGTGTTGTAAGCTTCAGTGCCGAAGGAAAATGGTGGGGAGGGGCCTGTTGGGAACCAAATGCCCTCCCGAGAGAGATCACTGCGCACCATCAAGTAGCTGTGAAATGACTTGCAGCAGGCAGTCGCTACAAGAGACGGCATCCTGCTTCAAGAAGATGCTGTCTTTAACTCTCTCCTGCGAGACCAAATCTGGAGGACGGCGCCTGGGCACAGGGGAAGACGTGGCAAGTTCGGGGGGTAGTATCTGTTCCCTGGGCAGTCAGCTGGGGCAGCTGCAGTCCAGCAGCAGCTCTGAATGGAACGCCTCTGTGAAGGTGGAGAAACACTGTTCGAGGATTCCGGTGAAGGGCCTGGAGTTGATTACGGATGCACGAATCTCGCTTGAGGACCCCGGCTACAAGACTCGGCTGAGCTCAATTCTTCGATTCCAAGCGGAAGAGTGCGACAAAATGGAAATTGAAAATTCTGGCCCGACGGAAAGCAGCGTGAAAGCGGAGTATGTCGAAGAGAAAACACAGCAAGTCGAGACAGAGCAACGGCTGCAGTCTTTGCCCTACGTGCCACCATCTTTTGCTGGAAAGTCTTGGTCGGAGATCATGGCAGAGGATGATCTGAAAGTGGAGGCACTCGTGAAAGAGTTCAAGGAAGGGCGATACTTGTGTTACTTTGACAGCGAGTCCTTGGCCaaccatggaaggaaacagaagaaACACCGGGACAGGGTGATGGAAACATCCAAAGGTATGTGCAAGGAGTCAGCTGACGGCAGTCGCACCATCCCTGTCACTGAAGCGTTGCCACACTTGCAGGAGGAGAATGAGGAAGCTGAGCTGCCACCAACTCTGGGCCAGTCGGCACTGGGCAAGAAGCCGGCCTTGAGGCACTACCGCATGGCATCCAGGTGCCAGGTGGTGAAGGTGAGCCATGCTACCCAGACCAGTGAGGCCGGCTATCCCTTGGTCAAAACGAAATCCAGAAAGATAGACCAAGAGCCTGAGAATTTTTGGAGCGGGGCAGACCAGACGGACAGGCCCAGTATGAAGACCAGGCTGTGCTCCCTGAGGTTGCCCAGGTCCTACAGCAGGATCATGAGCCCAGTCCAGCCCAGGACGGTCATCTATGTCCTGTCCTCACCCGACTTTGAGTCCACAGTGCGTGCTGCCTCCTTGGACGGGAAGCGGAGCTCCAGGACATGGCAGGATGGTGCCAGCCCAGCCAAGTACAAGTACAAGAAGTCGCCGGTCAGGTACTACGACCCGACCACCAACAGGATCCTCAAGACGCTGCCGGCCAGCCAGGGCCAGTCCCACCACGTGCGCCAGCTCTTCAGGAGCCTCAGCCCGGACATCAACGCAGGGTCGACCGCCGATGAGCACCGGGCGGCCGTGGCCAAGTTCCACCCGAAGGCCGGTGGGGCCTGCAGCCTCCTGCAGGCCTGCAGCAACGCGGCCTCGAGCTCCTGGCCGGCCGGCCTGCTCAAGTCCAGGGACTGGACCCTGGGGGAAGCCCCTGGCAACGACTGCCCATCCAAGAGCACCGGCTCCAGGTTGGATGGACCCCCGCTGCCCCTGCAGAAGAACCTGGTCCTGTCGCCGTTGAAGAGGGACGGGCCTGACTCCCCCTTTGGCCGGCTGCAGGTGTACGCCGGCACGCGGAGCCGCCGGCACCCTGACCACGAGGCCccgggcccaggcccaggcccggcCTCCACCCGGAATGAGCCGCCACTCGGCAGCCCGAGGGGAACCTCGTCACCGTCCGACATGGGGCCTCCACCCCCCGCCTCCTCGCCGGGTCGCCCGCGGCTCCGATCCGGCATCCGGCGACCCGCCGACAAGAGCAACTCCTCCGGTGAAAAGATGCTGAGGAGAGAaaccaggagcagggagaagggcgCCCAGCGACGGGGCCGACGACAGGGCCCCCGCAAGAGGAAGTGA